The following proteins are encoded in a genomic region of Cataglyphis hispanica isolate Lineage 1 chromosome 9, ULB_Chis1_1.0, whole genome shotgun sequence:
- the LOC126852006 gene encoding histone-lysine N-methyltransferase SETMAR-like, with protein MNSADIRVIFLYEYKLGNSAAKAARNINQAFGENTVNNRKVQRWFEKFRTGDFSLQNEPRGRPKTSVKNDDLKALVEADPAVSTRELAIRMKVDHTTILRHLSEIGKVKKMDKWVPHALTERNKLDRLNVCSSLLTRFHREPFFDRIITCDEKWVLYDNRKRCARWLDKDEVCAHTPRPSLHPRKILFTVWWNAAGVIHYSFLRPGETITAEKYCQYIDEMHDKLKIVLPSLVNRHGPLLLHDNARPHTSHKTIAKLKELEYEVLQHPPYSPDLSPTDFHFFKHLELFLRGKHHENEDSLKNSISEFINSKDQNFFKTGIYALKSRWEKCIEANGAYFD; from the coding sequence ATGAATTCTGCCGACATTCGCGTCATTTTCTTATATGAGTACAAACTTGGTAATAGTGCTGCAAAAGCTGCACGCAACATAAACCAAGCGTTTGGGGAGAATACGGTTAACAATCGGAAAGTGCAGCGTTGGTTCGAAAAATTTCGGACTGGCGATTTTTCACTGCAAAATGAGCCGCGCGGAAGACCCAAAACGTCTGTGAAGAATGATGACCTGAAGGCTCTAGTGGAAGCGGATCCAGCCGTATCCACGAGGGAACTTGCTATCAGGATGAAAGTTGACCATACAACGATATTGAGACACCTTTCTGAGATTGGCAAGGTTAAGAAGATGGACAAGTGGGTACCGCACGCACTGACAGAGCGAAATAAGCTGGATCGGTTAAACGTATGCTCATCATTGCTAACCCGATTTCACCGAGAGCCATTTTTTGATCGGATCATTACGTGTGACGAAAAATGGGTTCTTTATGACAATAGAAAGAGGTGTGCTCGGTGGCTTGACAAGGATGAGGTTTGTGCCCATACTCCAAGGCCATCGCTTCATCCACGGAAGATTTTGTTCACAGTTTGGTGGAACGCGGCTGGGGTAATCCATTATTCGTTCCTTCGACCTGGGGAGACAATTACGGCCGAAAAGTACTGCCAGTACATTGATGAGATGCACGATAAGTTAAAAATTGTACTCCCATCGCTTGTGAATCGGCATGGCCCGCTACTGCTCCATGACAACGCTCGGCCGCACACATCGCACAAAACAATTGCGAAACTGAAAGAACTGGAATATGAAGTTTTGCAGCATCCACCATATTCACCGGATCTCTCGCCGAccgattttcattttttcaagcATTTAGAGCTGTTTTTAAGAGGCAAACACCATGAAAATGAAGACAGTCTAAAAAACTCGATATCAGagtttattaattctaaagaccaaaatttttttaagacagGCATCTACGCTTTAAAATCTCGTTGGGAGAAGTGTATTGAAGCGAATGGAGCATACTTTGATTGA